A window of Cydia strobilella chromosome 22, ilCydStro3.1, whole genome shotgun sequence genomic DNA:
TTTCCATAGCCGTCAAATACAAAATCATTATAAGAAACAATCCACGTAGGTGGTTGTGTTTTCAACTTTCCcaaaaatttaaagtaaaacgACAATACAAAGCAAATAACAGTCACAAGAGTAGAGCAGCTAATGAACGACAATATGACAGGAGTATTTGCACTATGCTTAGGGACGTTATCGGCTACTTCGTTAGAGAAGATGAAATGGCTGATCAAAGACATGAACAGTATCCCTAATCGGTTGATGTGTCTATAGTCTAACAGGAGAGCCGTCACTGTCAGCACACTTATCACAAAAGCTGGCACAACGATAATAGCTTCTAAGCCCTCTGCGAGTCTTTCAAAATCGAACTTAACGGCAGACTGTATTCCAGTTGTCAAATTCTTGAAGATCTTTTCGCGAGCGATCATCCATCCAGCATTTAGATACGCCTgcattacaaatttaatatggCTCAAGTTGAAGAACACTTTGGTTTCCTGTGGTCTCCACTGGTCAAATTGGAGCGTGCAGCTCTTTGTGTCATAAGGCCAATTGGTTAAGTCAGAAGTGCAGAAGACTTTGTGTTCTGTCCGAATAACGCACCTTACGTGACCTGTGCTGTTCAACCTGCATTTTGTGTAGAAGAAGTCAAAATCATCCGCATCTGCCGTATTGATCAACTTCAGTCCCGGACTCCAAATGTCAAAACTTGAAACTTGCGTCGACTTTATATCCTTGTAATCCTCAGGCTTCCACGTCAATCTATCATCTTGCCAGTCGAAATAGTTCCAGCTGTATAACGTCAGTATCTCTTCGTTAGGATCAAAATTGAAGGACTGAAGTAGATAATCCATCTTCACGACCACCGTGTTTGAGTTTTTATTGACCGGGGGCTTCAAAATTTCGGCGTAGCATTTAGTAAGCTTTTTCCTTAAGTTCCTTTCTGTTTCCATTTCTGGTGATCGGGTGTTTAAGCGACATTCTTCGCAAAAGCAGAGACTTACGATAGAGAATGTTATGAATGCGTACAGATTCATGGTTGTTGGTGAAATGTGGACATTCGGTACGCCCACTTTTAACTGTAAATGAACACGTGTTGTGCAGCGTGATAACTTGATAAGTGTAGATTAAATGTCAATTTACTAAGTATTAACTGTCTGTCGTCTGTCTACGTGTAtcagatcagcgctggaagtcgccagcaacatgcagAGGTGAGAaaatttcgtggcactttctcttttttatctttctctgttttgtataattttttgtgtttgtgccacgaatacattttttctattctatattctattctattctatattaaaaataCGCATgcagtttattataaaaaaaagtgaaagaAGCCCACAATTCGTCTTTGCACCACGTATAATTTATTGCacatgttttatatatttacatgtTATTTATTGCTAGATAGGGTAATTATTCGCCCATAAGGTCATAACTTTTaggtatacataaatataaaattactttgGCGCACGTCAAATCCACACCCGGAAGAAACACGATTAGTAAAATCCGCTAAAGGTTCGCAGGAATTGCAGGAAATAATGTGGCCATTAATTACGTGAGAAAAACACCTTTTCCCGCCTCAATAGATAGCCCGGAGTTATGGCCTTGCCTGCCCCATTATACAAATGATAATGTCTGGTTAGCTCTGGCTGGTAATGTTATTTTGACCACATCTTGAAATGTTTCAGTTAATTTTACTACTTATATTCGGCTTGAGTTTCAGTTAACCAATTCGACAGTGAGTGATgtctttgttattattattattttggcgATTTAATGATCTGATGAACGGCGTAAATATGTTCTCTACAAAGCAGCAATGGTAATTCGgtagtattttatatgaaacagaTTGT
This region includes:
- the LOC134751466 gene encoding neuronal acetylcholine receptor subunit alpha-3-like, with protein sequence MNLYAFITFSIVSLCFCEECRLNTRSPEMETERNLRKKLTKCYAEILKPPVNKNSNTVVVKMDYLLQSFNFDPNEEILTLYSWNYFDWQDDRLTWKPEDYKDIKSTQVSSFDIWSPGLKLINTADADDFDFFYTKCRLNSTGHVRCVIRTEHKVFCTSDLTNWPYDTKSCTLQFDQWRPQETKVFFNLSHIKFVMQAYLNAGWMIAREKIFKNLTTGIQSAVKFDFERLAEGLEAIIVVPAFVISVLTVTALLLDYRHINRLGILFMSLISHFIFSNEVADNVPKHSANTPVILSFISCSTLVTVICFVLSFYFKFLGKLKTQPPTWIVSYNDFVFDGYGKYGVFTKWEVIEQDPEVKPNVEWVNFISIANSLCLCIVIITYIYLLSAYIPKKPVFTFVFDIA